GCCGCCAGGCTTGAGCGCCCGCGCGGCGAGCTCGGCGAACGCCGGCTGGATGAGGCGGCGCTTGTGGTGCCGGGACTTGTGCCACGGGTCCGGGAAGAAGACCCACAGTTCCGTGACGGAAGCCGCTGGCAGCATGGTGGCCAGCACCTCGGGGGCGTTCGCCTCCACAACGCGGACGTTGCTGAGGCCGCGGCTGTTGATTTTGATCAGCGTGTTGGCCAGTCCCGGCGTATAGACCTCCACGGCAAGGAAGTCCTTGTCCGGGTTCTCCTCGGCCGCGTGGCACACGGCATCGCCGAGCCCCGAGCCGATCTCCACGATCAGGGGGGCCTTGCGGCCGAATTCGGCTTCGGCGTCGAAGACGTAGTCCGGGTGTACGGAGGTGTTGGCGATGTGGCGGGGGACGTCGACGGCCCATCGGTCAGAATGTTCCTCCCACGCCACCTGCCGGCGCCCCTGCAGGCGGGTGCCGCGGCGCACAAAGCTGACCGGCCGGCCGCCATAGGTGCCGAAGGAGGCCTGGCTGCCGGGGGTCACCGGGCGCGGTGTCTGCGGCGACTCGGGGGATTCTGGGGATTCACTCATCCCTTCCAGAATAGTGGAGTTCCGGTGTAGGCCCGGGTCGGCAGGATTGGCCGGAAGCGCTCTGTTGACACCGCGGGCGGCACCGAGCCTGCCAGAATGGGGTCCGTGACTGTACCGAAAAGCCCCCA
This DNA window, taken from Pseudarthrobacter sp. ATCC 49987, encodes the following:
- the trmB gene encoding tRNA (guanosine(46)-N7)-methyltransferase TrmB, whose product is MSESPESPESPQTPRPVTPGSQASFGTYGGRPVSFVRRGTRLQGRRQVAWEEHSDRWAVDVPRHIANTSVHPDYVFDAEAEFGRKAPLIVEIGSGLGDAVCHAAEENPDKDFLAVEVYTPGLANTLIKINSRGLSNVRVVEANAPEVLATMLPAASVTELWVFFPDPWHKSRHHKRRLIQPAFAELAARALKPGGLWRIATDWSNYAVHVREVMAGSPDFENLHDGERSGAESPLTQVWESGVESLVGGAPVKEGRAPVSTEHTGPNEGIDETGGWAPRFDGRILTSFENKAHEAGRLIFDLSYLRR